From the Maioricimonas rarisocia genome, one window contains:
- the gnd gene encoding decarboxylating NADP(+)-dependent phosphogluconate dehydrogenase codes for MPNHDIALIGLAVMGQNLVLNMANHGFSVAVHNRTTSVTDEFVGGLPGEPEDKVHPGTAERIAGYESVEEMVKNLKRPRRVMIMVKAGGPVDAVINQLKDLLEPGDIIIDGGNSDFYDTNRRSKELREAGLLFIGTGVSGGEEGALKGPSIMPGGHKEAWPHVKDILQSISAKVGENNDIPCCEWVGEDGAGHYVKMVHNGIEYGDMQLICEAYFILKHALGLSNDELHQVFKEWNEGELASYLIEITRDIFTVKDKETGNDLVDMILDTAKQKGTGKWMSQHALDLGVPTTLITEAVYARCLSAQKDARVRASKLLAGPDGEFDGDRKQFIEDVRQALYASKLVSYAQGFVQLDAAAEEFGWKLSNGDISLLWRGGCIIRSVFLQDIKAAFDKNPDLENLLLDDFFKKAIDQAQPSWRRVVSAAVNLGLPVPGFSAALTYYDGYRRDRLPANLLQAQRDYFGAHTYERVDKERGETFHTDWIRERTL; via the coding sequence ATGCCAAACCATGATATTGCGCTGATCGGCCTGGCTGTGATGGGCCAGAATCTCGTCCTCAACATGGCCAACCACGGTTTCTCCGTGGCGGTTCATAACCGGACCACGAGCGTCACCGACGAGTTCGTTGGCGGCCTGCCCGGCGAGCCGGAAGACAAGGTTCACCCGGGGACGGCCGAGCGAATCGCCGGCTATGAGTCCGTTGAGGAGATGGTCAAGAACCTCAAGCGGCCGCGGCGGGTGATGATCATGGTGAAGGCGGGCGGTCCCGTCGATGCCGTCATCAACCAGCTCAAGGATCTGCTCGAGCCGGGCGACATCATCATCGACGGTGGTAACTCCGACTTCTACGACACCAACCGTCGCTCGAAGGAGCTGCGGGAAGCCGGCCTGCTGTTCATCGGCACCGGCGTTTCGGGTGGCGAAGAAGGAGCGCTCAAGGGTCCGTCCATCATGCCGGGTGGCCACAAGGAAGCCTGGCCGCACGTCAAGGACATCCTGCAGTCGATCTCGGCCAAGGTGGGCGAGAACAACGATATCCCCTGCTGCGAATGGGTCGGCGAAGACGGTGCCGGGCACTACGTCAAGATGGTGCACAACGGCATCGAGTACGGCGACATGCAGCTGATCTGCGAGGCGTACTTCATTCTCAAGCACGCCCTTGGGCTGTCGAACGACGAGCTGCACCAGGTCTTCAAGGAGTGGAACGAAGGGGAGCTGGCCAGCTACCTCATCGAGATCACCCGCGACATCTTCACCGTCAAGGACAAGGAGACCGGCAACGATCTGGTCGACATGATCCTCGACACCGCCAAGCAGAAGGGAACCGGCAAGTGGATGAGCCAGCACGCTCTCGACCTGGGCGTGCCGACCACCCTCATCACTGAAGCCGTTTACGCCCGCTGCCTGTCGGCCCAGAAGGACGCCCGCGTGCGTGCTTCGAAGCTGCTCGCCGGCCCGGACGGGGAATTCGACGGTGACAGGAAGCAGTTTATCGAAGACGTGCGGCAGGCGCTGTACGCTTCGAAGCTGGTCAGCTACGCCCAGGGCTTCGTGCAGCTTGATGCCGCGGCCGAAGAGTTCGGCTGGAAGCTGAGCAACGGCGACATCTCGCTGCTGTGGCGTGGTGGCTGCATCATTCGCTCGGTCTTCCTGCAGGACATCAAGGCGGCCTTCGACAAGAACCCCGACCTCGAGAACCTGCTGCTCGACGACTTCTTCAAGAAGGCGATCGACCAGGCGCAGCCGAGCTGGCGTCGGGTCGTCTCGGCAGCGGTCAATCTCGGCCTGCCGGTCCCGGGCTTCAGCGCCGCCCTGACGTACTACGACGGTTACCGTCGCGATCGTCTGCCGGCCAACCTGCTGCAGGCCCAGCGGGATTACTTCGGTGCCCACACGTACGAGCGGGTCGACAAGGAACGTGGCGAGACGTTCCACACCGACTGGATCCGCGAACGGACGCTGTAG
- a CDS encoding Uma2 family endonuclease has protein sequence MATTTAYSSGNVNATPEVIPPLEHGDRVTREEFRRRLPVTPGASRAERIGGVVFLDAAHRPRRSLRSVDPATPSLENGDRLSRPEFRRRWGAMPHLKKAERLGGAVHMQAAVRFRQHGNPHARLITWLGCYEAGTPGTAVADNTTIELGPENDAQSDAALLILPESGGHCRINEDGYLDGAPELVAEVAASSASYDLHDKRDLYRTSGVQEYIVWMTLEQRLLWYRLVDGEFVELAADSGGIIRSKAFPGLALERQALLTGNMQRVLDVLKAEMATAPHSDFCRQLSDHREDSAGA, from the coding sequence ATGGCAACGACAACGGCATATTCCTCAGGCAACGTGAACGCGACTCCGGAGGTGATTCCGCCACTGGAGCATGGTGATCGTGTTACGCGCGAGGAGTTCCGTCGTCGGCTGCCGGTGACGCCCGGTGCGTCGCGTGCCGAGCGAATCGGAGGCGTCGTCTTTCTTGACGCAGCACACCGGCCACGCCGGTCGTTGCGTTCGGTCGACCCGGCAACGCCTTCGCTCGAGAACGGGGACCGACTCTCGCGGCCGGAGTTTCGTCGACGCTGGGGGGCGATGCCTCACCTGAAAAAGGCGGAACGCCTCGGAGGAGCTGTCCACATGCAGGCTGCCGTCCGCTTCCGACAACATGGCAATCCGCACGCACGGCTGATCACCTGGCTGGGCTGCTACGAGGCGGGGACTCCCGGCACTGCAGTCGCAGACAACACGACAATTGAGCTGGGTCCCGAGAACGATGCCCAGTCTGATGCGGCGCTGCTGATTCTCCCGGAATCTGGCGGTCATTGCCGGATCAACGAGGACGGCTATCTCGACGGGGCCCCGGAGCTGGTCGCCGAGGTCGCCGCGAGCAGCGCCAGTTACGATCTTCACGATAAGCGGGACCTGTACCGCACGAGCGGCGTGCAGGAATACATCGTCTGGATGACGCTCGAGCAGCGGCTGTTGTGGTACCGGCTGGTGGACGGGGAGTTCGTCGAGCTGGCAGCCGATTCCGGCGGCATCATTCGCAGCAAAGCCTTCCCGGGGCTGGCGCTCGAACGGCAGGCACTGCTGACCGGCAATATGCAGCGGGTGCTGGATGTGCTCAAGGCCGAGATGGCGACCGCCCCGCATTCCGATTTTTGCCGGCAGCTCAGCGACCATCGTGAAGATTCGGCCGGTGCGTAA
- a CDS encoding diphosphate--fructose-6-phosphate 1-phosphotransferase has translation MGKNMIVAQSGGPSPVINNTLRGIVETARQMDEIDTVYGGWHGIEGVLKEELINLSAQCPEEIALLRTTPAAGSIGTCRYKLKDHQNEDFDRIIEIFKAHNIGYFVYIGGNDSMDTANKVANVARERGLDVCGIGGPKTIDNDVGDSEFQLIDHTPGYGSTARYWSNYVQMANEENNGSCPADPVLVLQAMGRKIGYIPAAARLADPNREMPLQIYLAERKVSIDQIRHNVNEMLKEHGRAILVVSEGLEIDGLEIPEEFKVRDSFGHVMLSSSKITVAQMLTNALNDKEKFKLAVKGAARCNVSGTHQRNDIIHASNVDLTEAYYVGQKAALLAAGGEHGYMASILRADRENYTVEYGKAPLPEVANSERHFPKAWISECGTDVTDEFIKYARPLIGDNWVSVPIIDGRIRLAKLNMSKEMFADQKLDAYIPQADRS, from the coding sequence ATGGGCAAGAACATGATCGTCGCCCAGTCGGGCGGCCCCTCGCCGGTCATCAACAACACCCTCCGCGGAATCGTCGAAACCGCCCGCCAGATGGACGAGATCGACACCGTCTACGGCGGCTGGCACGGGATCGAGGGGGTTCTCAAGGAAGAGCTGATCAATCTCTCCGCCCAGTGCCCGGAAGAGATCGCCCTGCTGAGGACGACGCCGGCCGCCGGCTCGATCGGCACCTGCCGCTACAAGCTCAAAGATCACCAGAACGAAGATTTCGACCGCATCATCGAGATCTTCAAGGCGCACAACATCGGGTACTTCGTCTACATCGGCGGCAACGACTCGATGGATACCGCCAACAAGGTCGCCAACGTCGCACGTGAACGGGGACTGGACGTCTGCGGCATCGGCGGTCCCAAGACGATCGACAACGACGTCGGAGACTCCGAGTTCCAGCTGATCGACCACACGCCCGGCTACGGCAGCACGGCCCGCTACTGGTCGAACTACGTCCAGATGGCCAACGAAGAGAACAACGGCAGCTGCCCGGCCGACCCGGTCCTCGTGCTGCAGGCAATGGGCCGCAAGATCGGCTACATTCCCGCCGCCGCCCGCCTGGCCGACCCGAACCGCGAAATGCCGCTGCAGATCTACCTGGCCGAGCGGAAGGTGTCGATCGACCAGATCCGCCACAACGTCAACGAGATGCTCAAGGAGCATGGCCGGGCGATCCTGGTCGTCAGCGAAGGCCTCGAGATCGACGGGCTGGAAATCCCCGAAGAGTTCAAGGTGCGTGACTCGTTCGGCCACGTGATGCTCTCTTCGAGCAAGATCACCGTTGCCCAGATGCTCACCAACGCGCTGAACGACAAGGAGAAGTTCAAGCTGGCGGTGAAAGGTGCCGCTCGCTGCAACGTTTCCGGCACGCATCAGCGCAACGACATCATCCACGCTTCGAACGTCGACCTGACTGAAGCGTACTACGTCGGCCAGAAGGCGGCCCTGCTGGCGGCCGGCGGCGAGCACGGCTACATGGCCAGCATCCTGAGGGCCGACCGTGAGAACTACACCGTCGAATACGGCAAGGCTCCGCTGCCGGAAGTCGCCAACAGCGAGCGGCACTTCCCGAAGGCGTGGATCTCCGAGTGCGGCACCGACGTGACGGACGAGTTCATCAAGTACGCCCGTCCGCTCATTGGCGACAACTGGGTGAGCGTGCCGATCATCGACGGCCGCATCCGGCTGGCGAAGCTCAACATGAGCAAGGAGATGTTCGCCGACCAGAAGCTGGACGCCTACATCCCGCAGGCGGACCGGTCGTAG
- a CDS encoding GNAT family N-acetyltransferase, translating to MTSDREGPASPAPQSMETDDEWIGEHRIDETTTVRFRHVRPDDAELIAEAIRTASPETILHRFFTLIDGVPPRRLRGMLTIDRSREACIVGVMGDGDRTRIVCGARYIRGESPDRAEIAVTVHDDVQHRGLGTFLLRTLSDLAHREGVREFEAWVLPSNVAMLELLRKLFPDQQQHFEGEVVRVTAPLNQNPAPESRPSGQ from the coding sequence ATGACAAGCGACAGGGAAGGCCCGGCAAGTCCGGCACCGCAGTCGATGGAGACCGACGACGAGTGGATCGGCGAGCATCGAATCGATGAGACGACCACGGTCCGGTTCCGGCACGTCCGACCGGACGATGCCGAACTCATCGCCGAGGCAATCAGAACCGCTTCGCCCGAAACGATCCTGCACCGATTCTTCACGCTGATCGATGGCGTTCCGCCCCGGCGACTGCGAGGAATGCTGACGATCGACCGCAGCCGCGAGGCATGCATCGTGGGCGTCATGGGCGATGGCGACCGGACACGAATCGTGTGCGGAGCCCGGTACATCCGCGGCGAATCGCCAGACCGGGCCGAGATTGCCGTCACCGTGCATGACGATGTTCAGCACAGGGGGCTGGGAACGTTCCTGCTGCGAACACTCTCTGATCTGGCTCATCGCGAGGGAGTCCGGGAGTTCGAAGCCTGGGTCCTGCCGTCGAACGTCGCGATGCTCGAGCTGCTGCGAAAGCTGTTTCCAGATCAGCAGCAGCACTTTGAAGGGGAAGTCGTTCGAGTGACGGCCCCGCTCAACCAGAATCCCGCCCCGGAATCCCGTCCATCAGGACAGTAG
- a CDS encoding Uma2 family endonuclease produces MSTAVPDKLMTEEEFLALPEDETLDRMLIRGRLWEKPMTRRNRWHSSTESRIVHLLMSWQDAHPESGGVVCSGEAGVRLRRDPASVVGIDVCYVSAEVASRDSDETMLIDGPPVLAVEILSPSDRQDEIASKVDEYLAAGVSLVWIVDPHFRTVVVHQPEQPPRMFAGEDEISADPHLPGFVTSVTRLFQR; encoded by the coding sequence ATGAGCACTGCCGTTCCCGACAAACTGATGACGGAGGAGGAGTTCCTCGCCCTTCCGGAGGACGAGACGCTCGACCGGATGCTGATCCGTGGTCGGTTGTGGGAGAAACCGATGACGCGACGCAATCGCTGGCACAGCAGTACGGAATCCCGCATCGTTCACCTGTTGATGAGTTGGCAGGACGCTCATCCCGAATCGGGCGGCGTGGTCTGTTCCGGCGAAGCGGGGGTCCGGCTGCGGCGGGATCCTGCATCGGTCGTCGGCATCGATGTCTGCTACGTTTCCGCCGAGGTCGCCAGCCGCGACAGCGACGAGACGATGCTGATCGACGGACCGCCGGTCCTCGCCGTGGAGATCCTTTCTCCCAGCGACAGGCAGGACGAAATTGCCAGCAAGGTCGACGAGTATCTGGCCGCAGGCGTATCGCTGGTCTGGATCGTCGATCCGCACTTCCGGACGGTGGTGGTCCACCAGCCGGAGCAGCCGCCCCGGATGTTTGCCGGCGAGGACGAGATTTCGGCCGACCCGCATCTGCCCGGTTTCGTCACCAGCGTGACCAGGCTTTTTCAGCGTTAG
- a CDS encoding M14 family zinc carboxypeptidase yields the protein MLGRSLLLILAMLFSVSTVGAAEPERVHRITLEEYEATLGYWNEQHPEVLTVERVGESAAGLGIHLLKITDPDVDDDLKQIALVTALHGGPERSGTTTILHFVEWLLGDTEDARETRRKQIVLLMPINHPEAFFQTDRFRNSEKIDPYTGGGPANWDLERLEYKTPEKAPEVMAVLNVIDRWQPDVHADMHGTGLQEYPLEQLGDRTRYQGQIMFEVTGSAYSNFALRPWDWRVTEEIIRAGEEAGFPSDRFEADAQRSFHGPVMGPIADRTWSGQPNFYTAQYGYAKYHTMVSAFEIAWEQSGVARLKGLLKIGNGRWQNEPHEGYPVDRVASYTGHFVTAYGETAGARRRSRFELWQKQGQFTQAILYPQTDGRDTYLVATSTAAADVLQKDLDQFLAGISQREDVDSTAVQKFVRSGPEVLLAVSTARHPVTDPEPIEHGIGFRLRLPYRQPTIDSVRLNGHPLPQSSTHGWQSWRANGYTQVQVNLPPEVAARHELFMITCEYTPDVARPIGWKPPQAVLDRLKN from the coding sequence ATGCTCGGACGCTCGCTGCTGCTGATACTCGCAATGCTGTTCTCGGTATCCACAGTTGGTGCTGCTGAGCCGGAACGCGTGCATCGCATCACGCTTGAAGAATACGAGGCAACACTTGGGTATTGGAACGAGCAGCATCCGGAGGTTCTGACAGTCGAGCGGGTCGGTGAGTCGGCCGCCGGGCTGGGCATTCATCTCCTGAAGATTACCGACCCGGACGTCGACGATGATCTCAAGCAGATCGCGCTGGTCACGGCCCTGCATGGGGGGCCTGAACGTTCCGGCACGACGACGATTCTGCACTTCGTCGAATGGCTGCTCGGGGACACAGAAGACGCCCGCGAAACGCGGCGAAAACAGATTGTGCTGCTGATGCCGATCAATCATCCCGAAGCGTTCTTCCAGACCGACCGGTTCCGCAACTCGGAGAAGATCGATCCGTACACGGGAGGCGGGCCGGCAAACTGGGACCTGGAACGTCTGGAGTATAAGACGCCGGAGAAAGCACCGGAGGTCATGGCGGTGCTGAACGTCATCGACCGCTGGCAGCCGGACGTTCACGCCGACATGCACGGAACAGGTTTGCAGGAGTATCCGCTCGAACAGCTGGGAGATCGGACCCGCTACCAGGGACAGATCATGTTCGAGGTGACCGGTTCGGCCTACTCAAACTTTGCACTGCGACCGTGGGACTGGCGGGTGACCGAGGAGATCATCCGTGCGGGAGAGGAAGCGGGCTTTCCTTCCGACCGTTTCGAAGCCGATGCCCAGCGTTCCTTCCATGGCCCGGTGATGGGGCCGATCGCCGACCGGACCTGGAGCGGTCAGCCGAACTTCTACACTGCCCAGTACGGCTACGCGAAATACCACACGATGGTCTCGGCCTTTGAGATCGCATGGGAACAGAGCGGCGTCGCACGGCTGAAAGGGTTGCTGAAAATCGGCAACGGTCGCTGGCAGAACGAGCCGCACGAGGGCTACCCCGTCGACCGCGTCGCCTCGTATACGGGACACTTCGTGACCGCGTACGGCGAAACTGCCGGGGCGCGCCGCCGCAGCCGTTTCGAACTGTGGCAGAAGCAGGGACAGTTCACACAGGCAATCCTGTATCCGCAGACGGACGGTCGCGACACATACCTCGTGGCGACGTCGACCGCAGCCGCCGATGTGCTTCAAAAAGATCTCGACCAGTTTCTTGCCGGCATCTCTCAGCGTGAGGACGTCGACTCGACGGCGGTCCAGAAGTTTGTGCGATCCGGGCCCGAAGTTCTGCTGGCCGTGAGCACGGCCAGACACCCGGTGACCGATCCGGAACCGATCGAGCATGGCATTGGCTTTCGGCTGCGACTCCCTTATCGCCAGCCGACGATCGATTCAGTCCGACTCAACGGGCATCCGCTTCCTCAAAGCTCCACGCACGGGTGGCAGTCATGGCGGGCCAACGGCTACACCCAGGTGCAGGTCAATTTGCCGCCGGAGGTGGCAGCCCGGCACGAGCTGTTCATGATCACCTGCGAATACACGCCTGACGTCGCGCGTCCGATCGGATGGAAACCGCCGCAGGCCGTGCTGGATCGGCTGAAGAACTGA
- a CDS encoding IS4 family transposase, which translates to MAMLQLEINDWAQENFGACQLGDVRRTRRAVKLAAQVAARPDGSTPEQTEAWPDCKAAYRLFDRDEVTFDALCEPHWELTRNRDGGTWLLLGDTTEIDFRIQREISGLGPTGDGKGRGFFLHSSLMIDADTGEIAGLAGAELFHRKPAPKGETRRQQMNRERESEVWGRVIDRVGTPPEGAHFIHVFDAGADNFEVFCHLQIQKCGWVIQAAHKHRRVFGPEGDRLPLQALIDRQPVSGMSELSLRSRKQASGTKQSSRTALLEVRHAPLTMPIPKTQTPFVQQCGIKRIPMWVIDIREVDAPADVKEPLHWVLLTSEPVQSFDDARTVIGWYEKRPVIEDYHKCLKTGCRVEERQYETSERLEAVTGMLSVVAIRLLQLKYVARSEPNVPAKRVVPPTWLEMLQAVQRGKRQIRTVRDFFRSLAMLGGFLGRKSDGEPGWITIWRGMNKLLMYLRGAAAIGRRYG; encoded by the coding sequence ATGGCCATGCTGCAGCTGGAGATCAACGATTGGGCCCAGGAGAATTTTGGAGCATGTCAGTTGGGTGACGTTCGAAGAACCAGGCGGGCAGTGAAACTCGCCGCGCAAGTAGCCGCTCGCCCCGATGGCAGCACTCCCGAACAGACGGAAGCCTGGCCCGACTGCAAGGCTGCGTACCGCCTGTTTGACCGGGACGAGGTGACGTTCGATGCGCTGTGCGAACCGCACTGGGAACTGACACGCAACCGTGATGGAGGCACCTGGCTGCTGCTCGGTGACACGACCGAGATTGACTTCCGGATCCAGCGCGAGATCTCCGGACTGGGACCAACCGGTGACGGCAAGGGCCGGGGTTTCTTCCTGCACTCGTCGCTGATGATTGATGCGGACACGGGGGAGATTGCCGGGCTGGCCGGTGCGGAACTGTTTCATCGCAAACCGGCCCCCAAGGGCGAAACCCGCCGTCAACAGATGAACCGCGAACGGGAATCGGAGGTCTGGGGCCGGGTGATTGACCGTGTCGGCACGCCGCCGGAGGGAGCCCACTTTATTCACGTGTTCGATGCTGGGGCAGATAATTTTGAAGTCTTCTGTCATCTGCAGATCCAGAAGTGCGGATGGGTGATCCAAGCCGCGCACAAACATCGTCGGGTGTTCGGTCCGGAAGGGGACCGCCTGCCGCTGCAGGCGCTGATCGACCGGCAGCCGGTCAGCGGAATGTCTGAACTGTCGCTCCGATCGCGCAAACAGGCATCGGGCACCAAACAGTCGTCCCGCACAGCCCTGCTCGAAGTCCGGCATGCGCCGTTGACCATGCCGATCCCGAAGACACAGACTCCCTTCGTGCAGCAGTGCGGGATCAAACGGATACCGATGTGGGTGATCGACATCCGGGAAGTGGATGCACCGGCCGACGTGAAAGAACCGCTGCACTGGGTGCTGCTGACCTCCGAACCGGTGCAGAGCTTCGACGATGCGCGGACCGTGATCGGCTGGTATGAGAAACGGCCGGTGATTGAGGACTATCACAAGTGCCTGAAAACGGGCTGTCGCGTGGAAGAACGGCAGTACGAGACCAGTGAGCGTCTGGAAGCCGTGACGGGCATGCTGAGCGTGGTCGCCATACGTTTGCTGCAGCTGAAGTATGTGGCGCGGTCCGAACCGAACGTCCCCGCGAAACGGGTTGTTCCGCCGACATGGCTGGAGATGCTGCAGGCCGTCCAGCGAGGCAAACGACAGATCAGGACGGTCCGCGACTTCTTTCGTTCGCTGGCCATGCTTGGCGGATTCCTCGGTCGCAAATCGGACGGTGAGCCGGGCTGGATCACCATCTGGCGCGGTATGAACAAGCTCCTGATGTACCTCCGCGGGGCCGCCGCCATCGGCCGTAGATATGGGTAA
- a CDS encoding right-handed parallel beta-helix repeat-containing protein — translation MSRRVTPTDSRPLASRRSFLVASAGLMASGLSAFARAEGRPPVHAPRATDGDDRHEPIWDERFTLTVGQKQGDLIGRDDRVLQAAVDYVARLGGGTVQILPGTYTLRNSVFLPSGVRLRGSGPDSIITKGPSETIKLAADSDWYDQEITLAQPGPFRVGDGVVLRTKNPHNGSIDVIRRTLVARSGNRFKLDDGIRKNLWLSGEPTCSSLFPLLTSERTADVVIENLTLDGNKANNENLNGNYGGAIFLQDCNRYTIRGVEARNYNGDGISFQICHDVVVEDCHSHDNADLGLHPGSGSQRPLLKNNRLERNTIGLFWCWGVKFGLAENNTMAGNRNYGISIGHNDTDNVMRNNHVSDSGNVGILFRDDARGQDFWANRNLVEGNTVINSGDEAGVAIDVQGQTKDVRLIGNTIQETRQPMQRIGIRIAAEAGPVEVRDNAIEGVAEAIVDLRTS, via the coding sequence ATGTCCCGCCGCGTCACTCCCACCGATTCCCGTCCGCTCGCATCCCGCCGGAGTTTTCTTGTCGCCTCCGCAGGCCTGATGGCATCCGGCCTGTCGGCCTTCGCCCGGGCTGAGGGGCGTCCCCCCGTGCACGCTCCGCGGGCAACCGACGGTGACGACCGGCACGAACCGATATGGGACGAGCGGTTCACGCTGACGGTCGGACAGAAACAGGGGGACCTGATCGGCCGGGACGATCGCGTACTGCAGGCGGCAGTCGACTATGTGGCCCGGCTGGGAGGAGGCACTGTCCAGATCCTCCCCGGCACCTATACGCTGCGGAACTCCGTGTTTCTGCCGTCCGGAGTCCGCCTGCGCGGCTCAGGCCCCGACAGCATCATCACGAAAGGACCTTCCGAGACCATCAAACTGGCCGCCGACTCAGACTGGTACGATCAGGAAATCACGCTCGCGCAGCCGGGTCCGTTTCGCGTCGGTGACGGCGTGGTACTGAGGACGAAGAACCCTCACAACGGCAGCATCGACGTCATCAGGCGGACGCTCGTCGCGCGGTCGGGCAACCGCTTCAAGCTCGACGACGGCATCCGCAAGAACCTGTGGCTCTCCGGCGAGCCGACCTGCTCGTCCCTGTTCCCGCTGCTCACCAGCGAGCGAACCGCCGACGTGGTGATCGAGAACCTCACGCTCGACGGCAACAAGGCGAACAACGAGAACCTCAACGGCAACTACGGTGGGGCGATCTTTCTGCAGGACTGCAACCGGTACACGATCCGAGGCGTTGAAGCCCGCAACTACAACGGCGACGGAATCAGCTTCCAGATCTGTCACGACGTGGTCGTCGAGGACTGCCACAGCCACGACAACGCCGACCTCGGGCTGCACCCGGGCTCCGGATCGCAACGACCGTTGCTCAAGAACAACCGGCTCGAGCGGAACACGATCGGCCTGTTCTGGTGCTGGGGCGTGAAGTTCGGTCTGGCCGAGAACAACACGATGGCCGGCAACCGCAACTACGGCATCTCGATCGGCCATAACGACACCGACAACGTGATGCGAAACAATCACGTCAGCGACTCCGGCAACGTGGGGATTCTGTTCCGCGACGATGCCCGTGGGCAGGACTTCTGGGCCAACCGGAACCTCGTCGAGGGGAACACGGTCATCAACTCGGGAGATGAAGCGGGCGTCGCCATCGACGTGCAGGGACAGACGAAGGACGTGCGGCTGATCGGCAACACGATTCAGGAAACACGACAGCCGATGCAGCGGATCGGGATCCGGATTGCGGCCGAGGCCGGTCCGGTTGAAGTCCGCGACAACGCGATTGAAGGCGTGGCCGAAGCGATCGTCGATTTGCGGACATCGTGA
- a CDS encoding isochorismatase, with the protein MAALEFSYRPRSYQFLELWTPGDWRIKVYGIAYEGDRPDSEVVEAAKRLAVPRLEEASANHYGVGFLAIHAGKTGNFVFVDWWCDENELHHHVWMTPLGDPFEFEYLTPRGIAACVWDLHLIAHEQQAWIETALKPETADLDAYLARRLNGMF; encoded by the coding sequence ATGGCTGCACTGGAATTCTCATACCGCCCACGCTCGTACCAGTTTCTCGAACTCTGGACGCCCGGCGACTGGCGGATCAAGGTTTACGGCATCGCGTACGAAGGGGATCGACCCGACTCCGAAGTGGTTGAAGCGGCAAAACGACTTGCCGTCCCGCGGCTCGAAGAGGCGTCGGCGAACCACTATGGCGTTGGCTTTCTCGCCATTCATGCCGGCAAGACGGGCAACTTCGTCTTCGTCGACTGGTGGTGCGATGAGAACGAACTGCATCACCACGTCTGGATGACCCCGCTCGGTGATCCGTTCGAATTCGAGTACCTCACGCCGCGGGGAATCGCTGCCTGCGTCTGGGATCTGCACCTGATCGCGCACGAGCAGCAGGCGTGGATCGAAACGGCTCTGAAACCCGAAACCGCCGACCTCGACGCTTACCTCGCCCGACGCCTCAACGGCATGTTCTGA
- a CDS encoding HAD family hydrolase: MSELGLGNFSKEHDFLVGVDSDGCAFDSMEIKHKECFIPNFIKHMGLQPISKYAREACEFTNLYSKTRGANRFPAYLLALDLLEERDEVKRRNVTLPRLQGVRDWVERETKLGTKTIGPEAEKTGDEDLKQAYTWSKAVDDAVNEMVHGVPPFPGVQDALAKMNAQADVIVCSATPNGALQKEWKEHGIDEFVKAICGQESGSKKESLSACKEMGYDTDKMLMIGDAPGDMKAAKAVGALFFPINPGHEEESWVRFNQEALDRFFAGTYAGEYEEKLIAEFETFLPEHPPWKKG, translated from the coding sequence ATGTCGGAACTCGGTCTGGGAAACTTCAGCAAGGAACATGACTTTCTGGTGGGCGTCGACTCGGACGGCTGCGCGTTCGACTCGATGGAGATCAAGCACAAGGAGTGCTTCATCCCCAACTTCATCAAGCATATGGGGCTGCAGCCGATCTCCAAGTACGCCCGCGAAGCGTGCGAGTTCACCAACCTGTACTCCAAGACCCGCGGCGCGAACCGCTTCCCGGCGTACCTGCTGGCCCTCGACCTCCTCGAAGAGCGGGACGAAGTGAAGCGGCGTAACGTCACGCTGCCCCGACTGCAGGGAGTGCGCGACTGGGTCGAGCGGGAGACCAAGCTCGGCACCAAAACGATCGGCCCGGAAGCCGAGAAGACCGGCGACGAGGATCTGAAGCAGGCCTACACCTGGTCGAAGGCGGTCGACGATGCCGTCAACGAAATGGTGCACGGCGTCCCTCCGTTCCCCGGCGTGCAGGACGCACTGGCGAAGATGAACGCCCAGGCGGACGTGATCGTCTGCTCGGCCACTCCGAACGGCGCTCTGCAGAAGGAGTGGAAGGAGCATGGGATCGATGAGTTCGTGAAGGCGATCTGCGGCCAGGAATCGGGCAGCAAGAAGGAGTCTCTCTCCGCCTGCAAGGAGATGGGCTACGACACCGACAAGATGCTGATGATCGGCGACGCTCCGGGGGACATGAAGGCCGCCAAGGCGGTCGGCGCCCTGTTCTTCCCGATCAACCCGGGCCACGAAGAAGAGAGCTGGGTCCGCTTCAATCAGGAAGCCCTCGACCGCTTCTTCGCCGGCACGTACGCTGGAGAATACGAAGAGAAGCTGATTGCCGAGTTCGAAACCTTCCTGCCGGAGCACCCGCCCTGGAAGAAAGGCTGA